TATGCCGCCTAACCAACGAGGTGATTTATGTTCGTTCTACAGGTATCCGGAATGGGTTGTGGCAGCTGCGTCAGCAAGATCACAAAAGCAATTCAGACGGTAGATGACACCGCAGAAGTGGCGATTGACCGTGCTGCCGGTAAGGTATCGGTAGACAGTCAAGAACCCGCGGAATCTATCCGCAAGGTGATTCAAGACCTGGGTTATGCCGCGCAGGTCAGCGCATAGCCGTCGGCTGCTCGCCGGATGTTCTGATTACGGGAGGGGGCTCCAGAATCTGCGGGTAATACTCGCTACGTAAGCCCAGGCCAAAACCCAGCGTGTTGCTTTTGCTTATTAGAGTTCTGAGCCAAGGGAGTGACTCGCACTCCCTTGGCTGGGCTTACTCGCTGGTTTTACCGCCGGCTTCATCGCACTTTTCCTGCGGCATCAAGTTGAAACCCTGACCTTTGCATTCCCCTTGGCCCTTACAGGCGTTTTTTGCAGTCATACAATCGTTTTGGCCTTTGCAGCCATTCACACCAAAGCATTGCACTTCAGCTGTTTTCGCGTCCTGAGCCGCTTGAACCGGCAGGGTGGCAAATAGGCTAGCGGCAACGAGTGCCAAGGCAGCACCGGTGGCAACGGTATTTTTGGTCGACATAGTGGCTCTCTCTCTTGAGCGTTGTGTGGGGTCAGGACTATTTAACGCCACTGACCGGAAGAAGCTCAGGCATCGCTGCCAGGCATGCCATAAACCGAATCCGCACAGGCTTCGTAAACGGGCATGAGTAGACACTACAGAGGCCCGTGGAGACTCGACAAGAGAGAAGTAGCAACCTGACAGAACTGTAATGTTCAGCTCAGGTTTATGACAGGGCGCTCTGGTTAAGGTTACTTCGAGCCTGAAGCTCAACGCCTGATAACGACCCACCTTGGGTCACCGGGCTAACTGAACTGAATCGAGGAACGCCCAGATGAAATCAATCAAAACCCTGTTCGTGGTTATCGCGCTTACCGCTTCTTCTTTGGCGATGGCCGAAGGCGGTGCTGAACGGACTATTGCCCGTATGGAACAGGCCAGCAAGGTATCGATGGAAGCCTATCAACTGGCCCAGCAAGAGAAAAAAGAGTCGCCGGTTGCAGGTAATAAAACCCCAAAAGCCGGTCACGCCAACTGCTAGCAAGCGGCCAACCTGACAGAAATGTAATCAATTAGCCGGTTGAAATATGGCAACTTCTCAAGCTCGCTGTCGAAACGACTTGAACAATCACGACAGTGAGCAAGGCTGATAGGGAAACCCCTCCCAGGATGAAACTAACAATCAACCTGACGTCACGGTTGGTTACCCCTGGTTCCTCCAACTGATTGGACATAACGGTATGCACTGCAAAACCTCAAGACGAACCTTCGTTAAAGGCTTGGCCGCCACCGGCATTCTCGGAGGCCTTGGCTTGTGGCGCACTCCCGTTTGGGCGGTGACCAGCCCAGGTCAGCCCAACGTATTGACTGGCACCGACTTCGACTTGTTCATTGGTGAAACGCCAGTAAACATAACCGGCGCAACCCGGACCGCGATGGCTATTAACGGGTCTATTCCAGGGCCAATTTTGCGCTGGAAGGAAGGTGACACCGTCACGTTGCGGGTGAAAAACCGCTTGACCGAAGACACCTCGATTCACTGGCACGGCATCATTTTGCCCGCCAACATGGATGGTGTACCTGGCTTGAGCTTCCACGGCATCGCGCCCGATGGCATGTACGAGTACTGGTTCAAGGTCAATCAAAACGGTACCTACTGGTACCACAGCCACTCGGGGTTGCAGGAGCAGATCGGCGTGTACGGCGCTTTGGTCATCGATGCCAAAGAGCCTGAGCCATTCAGCTATGACCGTGACTACGTGGTGATGCTGACTGACTGGACCGATGAAGACCCAACCCGGTTATTGGCCAAGCTCAAAAAACAGTCGGACTACTACAACTTTCATAAACGCACCGTTGGCGACTTTATCAACGACGTCAGCGAGCAAGGTTGGTCGGCAACAATTGCAGATCGCAAGATGTGGGCTGAAATGAAGATGAGCCCCACCGATCTCGCCGACGTCAGCGCCTATACCTACACCTACCTGATGAACGGCCAGGCACCTAATGGCAACTGGACCGGTATCTTCAAGCCGGGTGAAAAGCTCCGTTTGCGCTTTATCAACGGTTCGGCGATGAGCTACTTCGACGTACGTATCCCCGGTTTGAAGATGACCGTGGTGGCCGCCGACGGCCAGTACGTAAGCCCGGTCAGTGTCGACGAGTTCCGTATCGCCGTTGCCGAGACCTACGACGTGATTGTCGAGCTCGCCGAGCAAGAGGCTTACACCATTTTTGCTCAGTCCATGGATCGCACCGGCTATGCCCGCGGCACTCTGGCTATACGAGAGGGCTTAAGCGCTGCAGTACCCGAAACGGATCCTCGCCCCCTGATCGCCATGGGCGACATGGGTATGGATCACGGCAGCATGGCGGGTATGGACCATGGCAGCATGGCGGGTATGGACCATGGCAGCATGCAAGGCGACATGAGCGGCATGGATCACAGCAAGATGGCCGGTATGGGCGCTGGCGGGATGCAAGGTGACATGGCGGGCATGGATCACAGCAAAATGGCCGACATGGACCATTCAGGTATGGCGGGGATGGGCGCAGGCGCAGCAATGCAAGCGCACCCAGCCTCTGAAACCAATAACCCGCTGGTCGACATGCAGACCATGACCCCGACCCACAAGCTGGACGATCCGGGCATCGGACTGCGTGGTAATGGTCGTCGCGTGCTGACCTATTCCGACTTGAAAAGCACCTTCCCCGATCCGGACGGCCGTGAGCCTAGCCGAACCATTGAGCTGCACCTCACCGGGCACATGGAGAAATTTTCTTGGTCATTCGACGGCATCAAGTTCTCGGATGCTGAGCCGTTGCGCCTTAAGTACGGCGAGCGCGTGCGCATCACGCTGGTCAACGACACCATGATGACGCACCCCATCCACCTTCACGGTATGTGGAGTGATCTGGAGGATGCGAACGGCAACTTTATGGTTCGAAAACACACCATCGACATGCCGCCAGGTTCCAAACGCAGCTATCGAGTAACGGCTGATGCATTGGGTCGCTGGGCCTACCACTGCCACCTGCTACTCCACATGGAAATGGGCATGTTCCGTGAAGTTCGTGTGGATGAGTAAAGGAGATATCTGATGAGCATTTTAATGAAGCGAAAAGCCCTGGTTGGCAGCGCTGCTATGTTGAGCCTTTGGGCTGTTCTGTATGTTCCGCTGTCATTGGCCGGTGCAGGTCACAGTGAGCACGAACAACACGCGACTCAAGCCCCTGCGTCTGAAGCCGCAAGTGAAAAAAATACTGAGCACGCGAAGGCAAAGGCTGCGGCTAGCCAGCAAATGGATCATGGCGGCATGGACCACGAAAACATGATGGATAAGCATGGCGGCAGCGAAGCCGAAGCAGGTTCGAACCATGACCACTAGGCTTTTACACCCGTCCCTAATAGCACTGGCAGTGTCGCTGAGCGTGCTTAGCAGCGGGTTAACTCACGCTGCAGAGGAAATGGATCATTCGGCCATGGGCCACGGTTCCATGCCGATGGACCATAGCAAGATGAACCACGGCTCTACCAAAGAACCGATGCCGGGCATGGATCATAGCCAGATGGGTCACAGCCAAAGCCAGCCCCCCAAAAAAGCTCCGGCTATGGACCACAGCAAGATGGGTCACGGCGCCATGCAAGGGCAGATGGAGGGTATGGATCATACAAAGATGAACCATGGTTCCGCTGTAACCCCGAGAACGACCAGTCGCACGCCTATCCCGGTTCTGACAGATGCGGATCGTGAAGCCGCGTTTCCGCCGTTACCCGGGCACAAGGTTCACGACAGCGC
Above is a genomic segment from Pseudomonas leptonychotis containing:
- a CDS encoding heavy-metal-associated domain-containing protein, which translates into the protein MFVLQVSGMGCGSCVSKITKAIQTVDDTAEVAIDRAAGKVSVDSQEPAESIRKVIQDLGYAAQVSA
- a CDS encoding co-regulatory protein PtrA N-terminal domain-containing protein, which gives rise to MKSIKTLFVVIALTASSLAMAEGGAERTIARMEQASKVSMEAYQLAQQEKKESPVAGNKTPKAGHANC
- a CDS encoding copper resistance system multicopper oxidase, with the protein product MHCKTSRRTFVKGLAATGILGGLGLWRTPVWAVTSPGQPNVLTGTDFDLFIGETPVNITGATRTAMAINGSIPGPILRWKEGDTVTLRVKNRLTEDTSIHWHGIILPANMDGVPGLSFHGIAPDGMYEYWFKVNQNGTYWYHSHSGLQEQIGVYGALVIDAKEPEPFSYDRDYVVMLTDWTDEDPTRLLAKLKKQSDYYNFHKRTVGDFINDVSEQGWSATIADRKMWAEMKMSPTDLADVSAYTYTYLMNGQAPNGNWTGIFKPGEKLRLRFINGSAMSYFDVRIPGLKMTVVAADGQYVSPVSVDEFRIAVAETYDVIVELAEQEAYTIFAQSMDRTGYARGTLAIREGLSAAVPETDPRPLIAMGDMGMDHGSMAGMDHGSMAGMDHGSMQGDMSGMDHSKMAGMGAGGMQGDMAGMDHSKMADMDHSGMAGMGAGAAMQAHPASETNNPLVDMQTMTPTHKLDDPGIGLRGNGRRVLTYSDLKSTFPDPDGREPSRTIELHLTGHMEKFSWSFDGIKFSDAEPLRLKYGERVRITLVNDTMMTHPIHLHGMWSDLEDANGNFMVRKHTIDMPPGSKRSYRVTADALGRWAYHCHLLLHMEMGMFREVRVDE